One region of Oceanipulchritudo coccoides genomic DNA includes:
- a CDS encoding cytochrome C assembly family protein — MRNIEHWLLLIGTLAYVGALVLTLVRVLNRREPLHGTNLLLILGGWLFQTSGMWILGLDAGSCPIRNPYEVLQFISWSIIVVYLFTGQVFRLSLFGTGSASLAAIIGFVAFFLPDAAHVGAHTPLGGDPRIEAHAALALFSYGIFGLLAVLSALYLLQHFSLKTKKFSGIFRFLPSIMDMDVVLMRLLIMACVVFTISVAIGALYWVGHMDLVSVPKLITTLALWFLYWLVLILRAANKLFGTRLAWTCIILLLAALLTLWPVEASRYHGTPPALDQLEHPDTSEIPPAP; from the coding sequence ATGAGAAACATTGAACACTGGTTGCTTTTGATCGGGACACTCGCGTATGTGGGTGCCTTGGTCCTGACTCTGGTACGTGTCCTCAATCGCCGGGAGCCCCTCCACGGGACTAATCTGCTCCTGATTCTGGGCGGATGGCTTTTCCAGACTTCGGGAATGTGGATCCTTGGACTGGACGCCGGGAGCTGTCCGATCCGAAACCCATACGAGGTCCTGCAATTCATCAGCTGGTCGATTATTGTGGTCTATCTTTTCACGGGACAGGTATTCCGCTTGTCCCTTTTTGGGACGGGTTCCGCATCACTCGCTGCCATTATAGGATTTGTGGCCTTTTTCCTGCCGGATGCCGCACACGTCGGGGCCCATACGCCTCTTGGAGGTGACCCGCGAATCGAGGCCCACGCCGCCCTTGCCTTGTTTTCCTACGGGATCTTCGGTTTGCTGGCGGTTCTCTCCGCCCTTTACCTGCTTCAGCATTTCAGCCTGAAAACAAAGAAGTTTTCCGGGATCTTCCGTTTTCTTCCATCCATCATGGATATGGATGTGGTCCTTATGCGGCTCCTGATCATGGCCTGTGTGGTCTTCACGATCTCGGTTGCCATTGGCGCCCTTTACTGGGTCGGCCACATGGACCTGGTGAGCGTGCCCAAACTCATTACCACCCTCGCCCTGTGGTTTCTTTACTGGCTCGTCCTTATCCTGCGAGCCGCCAACAAGCTCTTTGGAACGCGGCTGGCCTGGACCTGCATTATCCTGCTCCTGGCCGCCCTTTTAACGCTCTGGCCGGTTGAGGCCAGTCGGTACCATGGCACTCCGCCCGCCTTGGACCAACTGGAACATCCGGACACCAGCGAAATTCCCCCAGCTCCCTGA
- the hemH gene encoding ferrochelatase, with translation MSKAVLLVNLGSPDSTSVSDVKRYLDEFLTDERVIDKAFVRKVIVPLIILNTRPKKSAEAYASVWTDEGSPLIVTSEHQAEKLGQSVAPKVYLAMRYGNPSIANVISQILKDGVTSLYVIPLYPQYAMSSYETVVVKVMEEINQQKPDLDVSFLQPFYNDPDYLDILAESIGENLPEGTDKLVFSFHGIPERHLRVSDPSHAHCLCVKDCCTRANPAHATCYKHQCLMTVKGVVERLKLPEDKYFVSFQSRLGRDPWLTPYTDATLARFGREGVKKVRVVCPAFVTDCLETLEEIAEEAKEIFEDAGGEDFAVIPCLNEDDRWIQYLAKQVEGWLNS, from the coding sequence ATGTCAAAGGCAGTTCTATTGGTTAACCTGGGATCACCGGATTCCACTTCCGTTTCGGATGTAAAGCGTTATCTCGATGAGTTTCTCACGGATGAACGGGTCATCGATAAGGCATTTGTCCGGAAGGTCATCGTCCCGCTGATTATTTTGAATACGCGGCCCAAGAAGTCTGCGGAGGCCTATGCCAGCGTATGGACCGATGAAGGCTCCCCGCTGATTGTCACCAGTGAGCATCAGGCGGAAAAACTGGGCCAGTCTGTTGCCCCCAAGGTCTACTTGGCGATGCGCTACGGCAATCCGTCTATTGCGAACGTGATCAGCCAAATCCTCAAGGACGGTGTGACTTCGCTTTATGTGATCCCGCTATATCCGCAATACGCGATGTCGAGCTACGAGACAGTGGTCGTCAAAGTGATGGAGGAGATCAACCAGCAGAAGCCGGATCTGGATGTCAGCTTTCTCCAGCCTTTCTACAATGACCCGGATTATCTGGATATTCTTGCCGAAAGCATCGGGGAAAACCTCCCTGAAGGCACCGACAAGCTGGTCTTCAGTTTTCATGGAATCCCCGAGCGGCACTTGCGCGTCTCGGATCCCTCCCACGCTCACTGCCTGTGTGTGAAGGACTGCTGCACGCGTGCCAACCCGGCCCATGCCACTTGCTACAAGCACCAGTGCCTGATGACCGTGAAGGGCGTTGTCGAGCGACTCAAGCTCCCGGAGGACAAGTATTTCGTATCATTCCAAAGCCGGCTTGGTCGCGATCCATGGCTCACGCCGTATACGGACGCGACCCTTGCCCGGTTCGGGCGCGAGGGCGTCAAGAAAGTCCGGGTAGTTTGCCCGGCCTTTGTCACCGACTGCCTTGAAACGCTGGAGGAAATTGCTGAGGAAGCGAAGGAGATTTTCGAGGATGCCGGCGGAGAGGATTTCGCGGTGATTCCCTGCCTGAACGAGGATGACCGCTGGATACAATACCTTGCCAAACAGGTTGAGGGCTGGCTTAACTCCTAA
- the ppgK gene encoding polyphosphate--glucose phosphotransferase produces the protein MLSLGIDIGGSGIKGAIVDTDKGELVTERLRIPTPDHSEAKVIIPIIQQIIDDLQWNRGPLGIGFPGVIHRQVIHTATNLHDSLIGINLAEEFQKVVDGPVRVLNDADAAGFSEMQYGAGKPYADSGTVLLVTVGTGVGTVLFSDGVLVPNLELGHIEYRGKNAESQVSEQARKTQDLSWKKWGKRLNGYLQMLEFLLQPDCLILGGGGVKKQEKFVEYLDLKTPWTFAQSGNLAGIIGAAAAAAAAAGK, from the coding sequence ATGTTGTCACTTGGCATAGATATCGGCGGGAGTGGGATCAAGGGAGCAATCGTCGATACCGATAAAGGCGAGCTCGTCACTGAGCGCTTACGCATTCCCACACCGGATCATTCCGAAGCCAAAGTGATCATTCCGATTATCCAGCAGATCATCGATGATCTTCAATGGAACCGGGGTCCTCTGGGAATTGGTTTTCCCGGGGTTATTCACCGGCAGGTTATCCATACTGCCACCAATTTACACGATAGTTTGATCGGGATAAACCTGGCCGAGGAATTTCAAAAGGTCGTTGACGGGCCGGTCCGGGTATTGAATGACGCTGATGCGGCGGGTTTCTCGGAAATGCAATACGGTGCGGGAAAACCTTACGCTGACTCCGGAACCGTCCTCTTGGTCACCGTTGGAACCGGAGTGGGGACCGTCCTCTTCAGCGACGGAGTGCTGGTTCCCAATCTCGAGTTGGGACATATCGAGTACCGGGGCAAGAACGCCGAAAGCCAGGTCTCCGAGCAGGCCCGCAAGACACAGGATCTTTCATGGAAAAAGTGGGGCAAGCGGTTGAACGGTTATCTCCAGATGCTTGAGTTTCTCCTGCAGCCAGACTGCCTCATCCTCGGTGGCGGGGGTGTCAAGAAGCAGGAAAAATTTGTCGAGTATCTCGACTTGAAGACGCCCTGGACATTTGCCCAGTCGGGCAATCTGGCCGGTATAATCGGTGCCGCAGCCGCCGCAGCCGCCGCAGCCGGTAAATAA
- a CDS encoding AP2 domain-containing protein, which produces MKTKKEKGISRIDSGSTHGWFVRAYRNGRTYSRLFSDQKSGSKEEAYRLALEFRDKLYEKIGEIPKKPRSRRVVLRDSRNSTGVLGVCRTSKKSPNGTVNDCYSVSWRPEPGKQKCTSFSIRKYGEKKAFQLAVAHRKKMLKDIYGPAVLNRMKESQPDL; this is translated from the coding sequence ATGAAGACTAAAAAGGAAAAAGGCATCAGCCGCATTGATTCAGGATCAACTCACGGATGGTTTGTTCGGGCCTACCGTAATGGACGCACCTATTCGCGCCTTTTCAGTGATCAGAAATCGGGAAGCAAGGAGGAAGCGTATCGGCTCGCCTTGGAGTTTCGGGACAAGCTATATGAAAAGATTGGGGAAATCCCCAAGAAGCCGCGCTCACGACGGGTCGTCCTGCGGGACAGCCGCAATTCAACCGGCGTCCTCGGGGTCTGCCGGACCTCGAAGAAAAGTCCGAACGGAACCGTGAACGACTGCTACTCGGTTTCCTGGCGACCGGAACCCGGAAAGCAGAAATGTACCTCCTTCTCGATACGCAAGTACGGGGAGAAAAAGGCCTTTCAGCTGGCCGTGGCGCACCGGAAGAAGATGCTCAAGGACATTTACGGCCCAGCAGTTTTAAACCGCATGAAGGAATCGCAACCGGACCTGTAG
- a CDS encoding LysE family translocator yields the protein MEFILTIAAIHLVACLSPGPDIFLVVLNSMRHGWRTGVATTFGILCGVSLHISLGLTGVSYLITRGEVFERVLSLAGGSWLIYLGLKGFMSCRRLAAEAREPDQVPSSPDALPFHDAWTQGFFVNVLNPKAMLFFLSLFSVMLGPDLPLEIRIASGGVMVCVQAVAFSLVAFLVDRPRFKSSWNRLQLCLELGISVILLVLGLWIWITSIISLLN from the coding sequence ATGGAATTCATCTTAACAATTGCGGCGATCCATCTGGTCGCCTGCCTCAGTCCCGGGCCTGACATATTTCTGGTCGTTCTCAACAGCATGCGACACGGCTGGCGGACGGGTGTCGCCACGACCTTTGGCATTCTCTGCGGGGTCAGCCTGCACATCAGCCTTGGGCTGACCGGCGTCTCATACCTCATAACCCGGGGAGAGGTGTTCGAAAGGGTCCTCTCGCTGGCAGGAGGCAGCTGGCTGATTTATCTTGGGCTGAAGGGGTTCATGAGCTGTCGGAGATTGGCTGCGGAAGCCAGAGAACCGGACCAGGTCCCGAGCAGTCCCGATGCCCTGCCCTTTCATGATGCCTGGACACAGGGATTTTTCGTCAATGTGCTCAACCCGAAGGCAATGCTCTTTTTCCTGAGTCTTTTCTCTGTCATGCTGGGTCCCGATCTGCCCCTTGAGATTAGAATCGCCAGCGGTGGAGTGATGGTGTGTGTCCAAGCTGTCGCGTTCTCCCTGGTGGCCTTTTTGGTCGACCGGCCCCGTTTCAAGTCCAGTTGGAACCGCTTACAGCTTTGCTTGGAACTCGGCATTTCCGTGATTCTCCTCGTTTTGGGACTTTGGATATGGATTACCTCAATTATTTCGTTGCTGAATTAG
- the hemA gene encoding glutamyl-tRNA reductase, with protein MSTDSPRLFTIGCNHHRTPLEIRERMALTAEGVRCLQDRLKSNPAVKEAAILNTCNRIEIYAVYENGDWRQDVAKLLHGVENFPVEEFIKHSYSHENLEAVKHAYRVASGLDSQMVGETQILGQMKDTYAEAIESKTVGPVLHRFFQKCFQAAKWARTETKIGAGQVSLGNVAVELAVRIFGRLTVSRTLVIGSGEAGRDVAKAFRSRGVACMSIASRTHERAEALAKDVDGLLIPFSTWEESLPYVDIGIFATAAPHSLLNREMIEQHLGKRPRKPLFLIDLAVPRDIETEVAGIPNVYLYNLEDLANIANENLKSRQQEMANCVIELEKKAHYLWERLRLG; from the coding sequence ATGTCGACTGATTCCCCCCGTCTTTTCACGATTGGCTGTAATCATCACCGTACTCCCCTCGAAATTCGCGAGCGGATGGCGTTGACGGCTGAGGGCGTGCGCTGTCTGCAGGATCGTCTCAAGAGCAATCCCGCAGTCAAGGAAGCGGCCATCCTCAACACCTGTAACCGGATCGAGATCTATGCGGTCTATGAAAATGGTGATTGGAGACAGGATGTAGCAAAACTGCTCCATGGAGTGGAGAATTTCCCGGTGGAGGAATTCATCAAGCATTCCTATTCCCACGAGAACCTTGAAGCGGTCAAGCATGCCTACCGTGTTGCCTCCGGACTGGATTCGCAGATGGTCGGGGAGACCCAGATTCTCGGGCAAATGAAGGATACTTATGCCGAGGCGATCGAGAGCAAGACGGTCGGGCCGGTCCTGCACAGGTTCTTTCAAAAATGTTTCCAGGCAGCCAAATGGGCACGCACCGAGACGAAAATCGGGGCGGGACAAGTGAGCTTGGGCAATGTCGCCGTGGAGCTCGCGGTCCGGATTTTCGGCAGGCTGACAGTGAGCCGGACGCTGGTCATCGGATCGGGCGAAGCCGGACGAGATGTTGCCAAGGCCTTCCGCAGCCGTGGAGTGGCCTGCATGTCAATTGCCAGCCGTACACACGAACGCGCCGAAGCATTGGCGAAGGATGTGGATGGCCTCCTCATTCCTTTCAGCACGTGGGAAGAAAGCCTTCCCTACGTCGATATTGGAATTTTCGCTACTGCGGCACCCCACTCCCTGCTCAATCGGGAGATGATCGAGCAGCACTTGGGCAAGCGTCCCCGAAAACCGCTTTTCCTGATCGACTTGGCTGTTCCGCGGGACATCGAGACCGAGGTTGCCGGAATCCCCAATGTCTACCTCTACAACCTTGAGGACCTCGCCAACATCGCCAACGAAAACCTGAAAAGCCGTCAGCAGGAAATGGCCAATTGCGTCATCGAGCTGGAGAAAAAAGCCCACTACCTGTGGGAACGCCTGAGGCTAGGTTAA
- a CDS encoding NAD(P)/FAD-dependent oxidoreductase yields MTDAESCIIIGAGISGLLAAQHLMRYDVEVTILEKSRGCGGRMAVKKMGESVFDSGAQFMTTRDMIFRERVESWLDKGEVLPWYQGPLKNMRYVGSKGMTTVPERIGASLNVMLSERVTKVSFKKKKWTVTTNPHGTKENKKYTANWLIMTAPVPQNLELLDASGIELDYDDEMELKKISYLRCLTVMAQLNGPSGIPNPGAMDLNHDVLRWLGDNSAKGISPVEGTITLHSSPKFADTYWDRPEEERIQAMLAAAKPFIKADVVEAISHRWGFSDPVRIYREKHPFRKPYFIDDEMQLGMAGDGFNGPRIEAAGLSGMDLAAAILSPV; encoded by the coding sequence ATGACAGACGCAGAATCATGTATTATTATCGGAGCCGGCATATCCGGCTTGCTGGCCGCCCAGCATCTCATGCGTTATGACGTTGAGGTCACCATCCTCGAAAAAAGCCGGGGCTGCGGCGGACGCATGGCCGTCAAGAAAATGGGCGAATCAGTTTTTGATTCCGGGGCACAGTTCATGACGACCCGGGATATGATCTTTCGCGAGCGCGTTGAGTCATGGCTCGACAAAGGGGAAGTGCTTCCGTGGTATCAAGGGCCCCTCAAGAATATGCGCTATGTCGGATCAAAGGGGATGACCACGGTGCCTGAGCGCATCGGGGCGTCCCTGAACGTGATGCTTTCCGAGCGGGTGACGAAGGTCAGTTTCAAGAAGAAAAAGTGGACAGTTACGACCAATCCTCACGGGACAAAGGAAAACAAAAAATATACCGCGAACTGGCTGATCATGACAGCCCCCGTGCCACAAAATTTGGAGTTGCTCGACGCTTCCGGTATCGAACTGGATTATGACGATGAGATGGAGCTCAAGAAGATCAGCTATCTTCGTTGCCTGACCGTGATGGCCCAGCTCAATGGACCTTCCGGGATTCCTAATCCGGGTGCCATGGATCTCAATCACGATGTGTTGCGTTGGCTTGGTGACAATTCCGCCAAGGGAATTTCTCCGGTGGAAGGTACCATCACCCTGCACAGCTCGCCTAAATTTGCCGATACCTACTGGGACCGGCCAGAGGAAGAACGCATTCAAGCCATGCTGGCGGCGGCCAAGCCCTTCATCAAGGCAGACGTCGTTGAAGCCATTTCACATCGATGGGGATTCAGTGATCCCGTCCGGATTTACCGGGAAAAGCATCCCTTCCGGAAACCGTATTTTATCGACGACGAGATGCAATTGGGCATGGCCGGGGATGGATTTAATGGTCCGCGCATTGAAGCCGCAGGGCTGAGCGGGATGGATCTGGCAGCCGCTATCCTCAGCCCGGTTTAG
- a CDS encoding cob(I)yrinic acid a,c-diamide adenosyltransferase has product MSEEAKDGYFQVYTGEGKGKTTASLGLALRASGRGLPVYIGQFMKGQDYGELHAIPKLGSITHEQYGDPGWVYKGKITEAQRALAAEGLEKAREALMSGSYRIVILDEINMAIWFELISLEAALELIDGRPKETELIFTGRRAAPEVIERADLVTEMREVKHYYTQGVPAREGIEK; this is encoded by the coding sequence GTGAGCGAAGAAGCAAAGGACGGATATTTTCAGGTCTATACCGGCGAGGGAAAGGGCAAGACAACGGCGTCGTTGGGCTTGGCCTTGCGTGCGAGCGGGCGTGGCTTACCGGTGTATATCGGGCAGTTCATGAAGGGTCAGGATTATGGTGAGTTGCATGCGATCCCGAAGCTTGGATCAATTACCCACGAGCAGTACGGGGATCCGGGTTGGGTATACAAGGGGAAGATCACCGAGGCCCAGCGTGCCCTGGCGGCGGAGGGATTGGAAAAGGCCCGGGAGGCACTTATGTCCGGGTCATACCGGATCGTCATCCTGGACGAGATCAACATGGCAATCTGGTTTGAGCTGATCAGCCTGGAGGCGGCACTGGAATTAATTGATGGCCGGCCAAAGGAGACTGAATTGATTTTTACCGGTCGGAGGGCGGCCCCTGAGGTGATCGAGCGGGCCGATCTGGTGACGGAAATGCGCGAGGTGAAGCATTACTACACGCAGGGCGTGCCGGCTCGCGAGGGGATCGAGAAATAG